CCCGTAGCCACCCTGGAAGCCGTGCCCCACACCGAAATGGTCCAGTATCTGCTAGCCAGCGATTCGCGCATCACGCTTTCCGACCTGGCCGAGCTGCCGACCGCCCCCGACCGCACCCTCACCGACAGCTTCCTGCAGGCCTCGCCCGATGAGCTGCAGGACGCCCTGGATGGCCAGCCCGTCGACGACACGTATTTGTAACCCTTATTTTGCCGCTCCTTTTGCACTTCTCTCCCATGAAATATCTTCTTCGCGGCGCAATGGCCGTGTTTCTGCTGGTCGGCCTGCACGCTTCGAGCCTGGCGCAGGGAGGCCGTCACCAGGGCTCAGGTGGGCGACTCAGCCAGCTGGAAAACGCCAAGATTGCCTACCTGACCGACAAGATTTCTCTGACCCAGGACCAGGCCCAGCGCTTCTGGCCTATCTACAACGAGTTTTCGGATAAGCGCCGCGACGTGGCCCGCCGCATGCGGCAGCTGCGCACCGAAAACCCCGACGGCCTCTCTGACCAGCAAATCAAGGACAATCTAACCCAGGCCCTGGCTCTGCGCCAGACCGAGGTAAACCTGGAAAAGGAGTACTTCGACAAGTTTCAGAAAGTGCTGACCATCCGTCAGGTAGGCAAGCTTTTCCTTGCCGAGCGCGACTTCACCAAGGAGGTCCTTAAGCGCGTGGCCGACCGGCGTGGGGGCCCGGCGCCCGGCGCGGGCCAGTACGCCGGGCCACCCGAGGATAAGTAGTTTTCTCGCACCCTTTATTGCATCAAACAGGCTGCTTCGGTAGCCTGTTTTGGTTTCTGGCTGTTCTGTAGCTGCTACTGTGGCGCGGCTTTCATCCGGCGTCTAGCCCGCGCCCTGCGTATCTTTGCCGCTCGAAATTGACATTCCGCTTACCATGCTTACTCCGCGCCAGCTGTTTTTGCGCCACCAGGCCCAGACGTCCGACTTTCCGCTTCTGCTCGAAATTGAGCGGGCTGAGGGCGTGTATATGTACGATACCACCGGCCGCCGCATTCTGGACTTAATTTCGGGTATTGGGGTAAGCAACGTGGGCCACCGCCACCCGCGCGTAATTCAGGCCATTCAAAACCAGCTCGATAAGTACCTGCACCTGATGGTCTACGGTGAGCTGGTGCAAGCCCCACCGGCCGAGCTGGCCTACGCCCTGCACCAAACCCTGCCCGAGCACCTCGACAGCGTCTACTTCACCAACTCCGGGGCCGAAGCCATTGAGGGGGCCCTGAAGCTGGCCAAGCGCTACACCGGCCGCACCGAGCTGATTTCCTGCCACAACGCCTACCACGGCTCCACCCACGGCGCTTTGTCTATTACCGGTTCCGAGGGTTTCAAGAACAGCTACCGCCCCCTACTGCCCGACGTACGTCACATCCATTTCAACGAGCTGGCCGACCTGGAAATGATTACTGAGCGCACCGCCGCCGTAGTCGTCGAAACGGTGCAGGGCGAGGCCGGGGTACGTGTGCCCGCGCCAGGGTACCTGCCCGCGCTGCGCCGGCGTTGCCAGCAGGTCGGGGCCCTGCTCATTCTCGACGAGATTCAGTGCGGCTTCGGGCGCACCGGCTCGTTCTGGGCCTTCGAGCAGTTCGGCGTAGAGCCCGATATTCTGGTGTGCGCCAAGGGCATGGGCGGCGGCATGCCCATCGGGGCCTTTATTTCGTCCCAGCCGATTATGGCCGGCTTTAAGACCAACCCGATTCTGGGCCACTGCACCACCTTTGGCGGCCACCCGGTGTCGTGCGCGGCTTCCCTGGCCACGCTGCGGGTTATTCAGGAAGAAAACCTGCTGGCGGACGTGCACGAAAAAGCCGCCCGGTTTCGGCGGCTTCTGCAGCACCCGGCCATTCGGCAGGTGCGCGGCCACGGCCTACTAATGGCCGTAGAATTCGACTCCTTCGCGGTGCTCAAACCCATCATCGACCATGCCCTGGAGCACGAAGGCATCCTGACCGATTGGTTTCTGTTCTGCGACAATTCCCTGCGCATCGCCCCGCCCCTGACTATTACAGTCGACGAAATAGAAGAAGGCTGCGCGGCTTTGCTGCGCGCTATTGCCAGTTGTTGTTAATTGGTTGTCGTCCGTTGTTAGAGCAGACGGCAGCACGAACTAACAACTAAATTCCTACAGCCCGCTGCCTTTGGGATGGGTACCGTTGTAGTTGAGGAAGGATTCCGACTCGGTTTTGATTTGCTCCCGGGGCAGACCGTCCTTCACTCCGATGGAAATTTTGCGCACCAGCACGCCCACAATGGCTTTGCGGAAGCCCAGCTTTTCGGCCATCCCGATACAGAAGTCCATTTCGTGGTCGTCCACGATGCCGTCGGCCAGCATCATGTCCACCAGGTCGAAAATCTGGTCAAACCGCTCTGAGTCGTTGTCGGGCAGCACCAGGTTCACCGAGCCCGAATTGGCCACGATGGAACGTACATCATCGGCCCGCATGCCGTTCTTTTTGCCCACCGCCACGATGAAGTTCATTTCCCGCTCATCAATGTGGCCGTCGGCTTTGGCCAGCGCCGCCAGGTTCATGAGGTGACTCTTCACTTTCTTGGTTTGCTCGTTTTCAAAAAAACCAAACATATACGGCGTTGCTTAAGGAACGGTGAAGGAAATGAACGGGGCCGGCAAGGCTGCCCAAATGCAGCAGCAGGGCGGTTAAGATACTCGTCAGGGGGCTTTGTTGCAATACGCAGCAACAAAAAAAACAGCCGGCCCCCGGCCATAATCTGCGCTGTTTTTTTGCCTTTCCTCCCGCCAAAGGCTTTGTTTTCAATTTGGATTTATCACCTTTGCCCCGCCCGCACTGGGCAGTTCCGATTACCTGAATTATGATGAAACGTATTGCAGTTTTCACCAGCGGCGGCGACTCGCCGGGTATGAACGCCTGCATCCGGGCCGTGGTGCGCACGGCCGTGTACCACGGCATTGAGGTGTATGGCATCATGCGCGGCTACAGCGGCATGATTAAAGGCGAATTTGTCAAGCTGGACTCGGCCTCCGTAGCCAACACCGTGCAGAAGGGCGGCACCATTCTCAAGTCGGCCCGCAGCCAGAAATTCCAAACTAAGGAAGGCCGGCAGCAGGCCTTCGACCAGCTGGTCAACAACGGCATCGACGGCCTGGTCGCCATCGGCGGCAACGGCACGTTTACCGGCGCCACCATCTTCGAGCAGGAGTTCGGTATCCCGACCGTGGGCGCCCCCGGCACCATCGACAATGACCTCTACGGCACCGACTACACCATCGGTTACGACACGGCCGTGAACACGGCGCTGGAGGCCATTGATAAAATCCGCGACACGGCCGACTCACACGACCGCTGCTTTTTTATCGAAGTAATGGGCCGCGACTCGGGCTACATCGCCATTCCCTGCGCCATTGGGGGCGGGGCCGAAATCGTGATGATTCCGGAAACTCAGATGTCGACCGAGGCAGTAATTGACACGCTAAAGGCGGGCTGGAAACGCTCCAAAACCTCGTTTATCGTCGTGGTAGCCGAGGGCGACGAGGAAGGCAACTCCCACGCCGTGGCCAAGCAGGTCAAAGAAGCTATTCCCGAACTCGACACCCGCGTGACCATCATCGGGCACGTGCAGCGCGGGGGCTCCCCCACCGCCGCCGACCGCCTGCTGGGCTCCCAGATTGGCATTGCCGCCGTGGAAGGCCTCATGAACGGCATGCGCAACGTCATGGCCGGCATCGTGGACCGCAAGCTGGTTTACACCCCTTTCTCCGACACGATTCACAAGAAAAAACTCATCAACCAGACCTTCATGCGCATGGTCGAGATTCTCTCGGTGTAAGCGGTGAGATGGTGAAGTGGTGAAATAGTGAGTTGACACTCAATAACGCCTGTCATTGCGAGGAGGCAAGACGAAGCCATCCATCCTCTGCGCAGCACGACCCAACCTTTTACCAGGAAGCCCTTTCCCGCACGAGCAGGAAAGGGCTTTCTGCTTTAGAAAACTCAGCACATTTCAGCGAACGGATGACTTCAGCCGGAGGCTACCCAAGGCCCCGTTTTTAACTCGCTCATTCACTCATCCACTCATTCACAGTTTCACCGCCTCCGGGTGCACCCATTGATATTCCGCGTCGCGGCGGAGCCAGGTGAGTTGGCGTTTGGCGTAATGGCGGGTGTTGCGCTTGAGCAGGCGAACGGCTTCGGGCCAGTCGTAGAGGCCGTCGAGGTAGCCAAAGATTTCCTGGTAGCCCACGGTTTGCAGGGCGTTGTGGTGGCGGTATGGCAGCAGCCCAGTGGCCTCGGCCAGCAGGCCCGCTTCCAGCATCTGGTCTACCCGCAGGTCGATGCGCTGGTAGAGTTCTTCCCGGTCCCGGTTGAGGGCAATTTTCACGGTTTGAAAGGGTCGCTCTTTGGCTACTTTCGGGGTGTGGAAGCTGGAAAACGGCTGCCCGGTGCTGCGCGTCACTTCCAGGGCCCGCACCACGCGCTGGTGGTTTTGCCGGTCGATGCGAGCGTAAGTGACCGGGTCGAGGCGCTCCAGCTCGGCCACCAGCGGGGCCAGGCCGTGCTCGGCCAGCTCCTGCTGCAGGGCGGCACGCACCGTGAGGTCGGCCAGGGGCATTTCGTCCAGGCCTTCCGTTACGGCCTGCAGGTAAAGGCCCGAGCCGCCGGTCAGAATTACCACGCGGTGTTTCTCAAACAGCTTGTCGAGCAGGGCCAGGCAGTCGGCTTCGAAACGGCCGGCGTTGTAGTCTTCAGTAATGCTGTGCGAGTTGATGAAGTGGTGGGTGACGCCCTGCATTTCGGCCGGCGTAGGCTTGGCCGTGCCAATGCTCAGCTCCCGGAAAAACTGGCGCGAGTCGGCCGAAATAATGTCGGTTTGATAGTATTGGGCCAGCTGTACGCACAGGGCCGTTTTGCCCACGGCCGTGGGGCCCGAAATAACCAGCAAAGTAGGATGTTGCGGCGCCGGGCCGGGAAGCAGATTCATGCGGAAACAGAAACAGGTTGGGAAGCCCACAGGGCTTGGTAGAGAGCTACGAGGTGCTGCTCCTCGCGCTGCCAGTTAAACTCCTGCCGGGCCCGGCGGCAGTTCAGGGCCAGTTCGTAGTAGCGGGCCGGGTTCTGGTGCAACAAGCCGTTCAGCGCCGCCGCAATGGAAGCCGGAGTCAGCTCTACCACTTCGGCCACTTCATATTGCTCGTTGAGGTGGCGGTACTCGGGAAAGTCCACGATGAGCTGCGGAATCCCGGCGTGCAGGTAGTCGAAAAACTTGTTGGCCAGGGAGTAGTAGTAGCTCAGGCCCTGGTTTTCGAGCAGCATAATACCCACCGTAGCCTGACTGGTAATTTCGCGCAGCTCGGCCGGCAACACGAAGCCGCGGAAGTCAACCTTCCCCGAATCGAGCAGGCCCAGGGCGGCGGCCCGCTCCCGCAGCGCCTGCGACAAGTCGCCTTCCCCGCAAATGACCAGCCGGCCCGGCACCTGGGGCATGGCGTCGAGCAGGGCTTCCAGGCCGCGCCCGGCGTTCAGCGCGCCCTGGTAGAGTATGTAGCCGCCAGCGGGCGCCGTGGTGGGCGCGGGCGGCAGCTCAGCCGGCGTGAGGCGGCTAATATTGCGCACTACCTTGAAAGGCTTGGCGTAGCGCTGCTCAAACACCTGGGCCAAAGCTGGGCCCACGGTGTAGGCCAACGTGGCGCGGGGCACAATAAAGCGCTCCACGGCCCGCCACAGGCGCTGCACGGCCGGCCGGGCTACCACTTCAGGCACTTCCGTAAACAGCTCGTGGGCATCGTAGATGAAGGGCTGGCCGCCAAACCGGGCCCGCAGCCACACCGGCAAAGCGGTGTCCAGGTCGATGGCGCACCAGGCCGCGGCTCGCTGCCCGAACAGGTAGAGCAGTAGGCGCAGGTTAAATTCGAGGTAAAACAGTTTGCCTTTATTCTGCCAGCAACGTAATCGGTGTTGCCGGTAGGGCTGCGGCGTCAAGGGGCGGGAAGTGGGCCACTCCCTTCCCACCAGCAGCACGTCGTAGCCGTGCCGGGCCAGGCTGCCGCAAATTCGCTGCATGCGCTGGTCGTAATTTAAATCGGTGGTAACGGTGAAGATAAGGGTGCGCATACGGGGAAGCAGCGGCGGGAAGCGCGCAGGAATCTGCCGCGGAAACGCGCTATCTGGGATATTTTTGACAAATTTAAGGAGTTAAAACTCGCGTACTGGTCAAAAGGGGCAGACCATGCTTCCCCGCCGACCGCCTACTCTACCCGATGTCGACTAATCCTGTACCACCGGCTGACGCTGCAGCACCGGGAACCGTAGCGGCCCCAGCCGCCGACTTCTACCGCGCCCTGTTCGAGGAAGCCTACGACGCCATCCTGCTCTACGACGAGCAGGGCGGGCTGGTCGATTGTAACCAAACCGCTCTGCGCCTGCTAGGCACTACCCGCGCCGAGCTGCTGGCGACCGGCCTGATGGCCTTCGCCGCCCCGCAGCCGACCGCTGGCTCCTGGTCCTCGAAAGAGGCGCTACGCACGGCGGTGCAGGATGCAGCCCGCACCGGCTCCCGCTGCGCCACGCGCTGGACGGGGCGCCGGGCCGATGGCACGTATGTAGAGGCCACGGCCACCCTGCACCGTGTGGCCACTCCCGACGGCGAAGCGCGGGTGCAGCTGACCCTGCGCGACGGGGTGGAAACGCGGCTCCCGAACGACACCATGCCCCGGCAGCAGGCCCTGGATTTGTCGCAGGCCCACCTGCGGGATTTGCTCAGTCGCACCAATCTGAGCTACGTGCGGGCCGACCGGCACGGTACTATCGAGGACGTCAACGACTTTTTTCTGCACTACACCGAGTACACCCGCGAGGAAGTGCTGGGGCGCAATTTTCATGATACCTTCTCTTTGCCGGTCGAGCGCGAAAAGCTGCGCCAGGCGTACTTAGCCTGCATCGAAACCGAGAAGCTGCAGGATTTCTACGAGCGCGCCATTGTGACCAAATCCGGGCAGACGCGCATGGTGTACTGGCACGCCGAGTTTTGCCACGATCTGGAGGGCCAGGTTACCGGCATGTTTGTGGTGGGCCGCGACTACACCGACCGTCACGTGGCGGCCCGGGCCCTGACCGACAACCGCCACCGCCTACAGGACTTTCTGGACAATGCCCACGACCTGATTCAGAACCTGAGCATCGACAACCGCTTTCTGTTCGTGAACAAGGCCTGGAAGGAAAAACTGGGCTTCAGCGACGAAGACTTGGCCCAGATGACCCTTGGCGACGTGGTGCACCCCTACTACAAGGCTAAGCTGCTCTACCAGCTGCGCAACCTGTATAAGGGTGAGAAAGTCAACAAGCTCGAAACCGTTTTCCTGACCAAAACCGGCAAGCCGATTCACCTCATTGGCTCGATTTCGTGTTCCTGGCAGGACGATGAGCCGGTAAGCACCCGCGCCATCCTGCACGACATTACCGACCGCATCAAGGCCGAGCGCCTGCAGAAGGTATACTACAGCATTGCCAACCTGGCCATCAGCTCCAAGGACTTACAGTCGCTCTACGGGGCTATTCACCGGGAGCTGAGCAAGATTATCGAAACCAATAACTTCTACATTGCCCTCTGCGACGACGCACGCACCCAGCTGCAGTTCAGCTACTTCGTCGACCAGAACATTCAGGGCGAGCAGGGGCTGGTGTCGCGGCCGTTTTCGTCGGGGGTGTCGGAGTACATCATCCGCACCGGGCGGCCGATGTTCATGCTCAAGTCGGAGCTGCAGGAGCTCATTGCCAACGGCACCATTACGGCCTTCGGGCTGATGCCGGAAGTCATGCTGTGCTCGCCGCTGAGCATTGGGGAGCGGATTATCGGCGTCATTGCCGTGCAGGACTACCACAAGGCCGATGCCTACGCCGCAGCCGATATTGAGATTCTGCACTTCATTTCCAACCAAGTGGCGCTGGCCATTGAGCGCAAGCGCAATGAGGTCCAGATCAACAAGCAAAACGCCCGCCTAAACGCCATTTTCGAGAGCGGCTCCCACCTGATGTGGTCCGTGGACATGCACTCCCGCCTCACGTCATTCAACCGCAACTACTCGGCCTATTTCCTGCGCCGCAACGGGGTGTATCCGTCGCTGAACGTGAACCTCTGGCAGGCCGACCTGGGCATGATGGAGGAAGACGCCCGCGAAGCATTTATCGAGAACTACCGCCGGGCGTTTCAGGGCCAGCCCCAGCGCTTCGAGGTGCGCCTGCGCGACTCCCGCGGCCAGGATACCTGGCGGGAAATCTACCTCAACCCGATTTACCTCGACGACGGCACGTTCGAGGAAATTTCGGGCATGGCCCACGACATCACCGAGAAAAAACGCTCTCAGCTGGAGCTGGCGGCCCAGGAAGAGAAGTTCCGGGCCATCTTCGAGTCGTTCCAGGACGTGTACTACCGCACCGATGGTGAGGGCGTGCTCACGCTGGTCAGCCCCTCGGTACACGACATGCTGGGCTACCAACCCGAGGAAGTTATTGGGACGCCCATCCTGGACTATTACGTGCGGCCCGAGCAGCGCGACGAGCTGCTAAATAACATTCTGCACTACGGCGAGGCGCGCAACATCGAAATCGACATGCGCCACAAGGACGGGCACGCGGTGAGCGTGCTGGTAAATGCACGGCGGGTGAGCGACGGACCGGCCGGCACCGAAGGCATTGGGCGCGACATCACCGAGTTCAAGCAGATGCAGGACGATCTGCGCCTGGCCAAGGAGGAGGCCGAAACCGCTCTGGAAGCTAAAACGCAGTTCCTGGCCAACATGAGCCACGAGCTACGTACGCCCATGAACGGCATTATCGGCATGATTGACCTGCTGCACCAAACTGTGGCCTCGGAAGAGCAGGAAGAGTACGTGGACACGCTGCGCAAGTCGAGCGACGCGCTGCTGACCATTCTGAACGACATTCTGGACCTGTCCAAGATTCAGGCCGGCAAGCTGCAGCTCAACGAGTCGGGCATCGACCTGCACTACACCTTGGACAAGATTCACTCCTTGTTTGCCAACCGCGCCAACCAGAAAAAGCTCAAGTTCACCTACTTCATCACGCCCCACACCCCGCGCTTCATTATCACCGACGAAACTCGGGTGTTGCAGATTCTCTCGAACCTGACCTCCAACGCCATCAAGTTTACGTCGGCGGGCACGGTCAGCATCATCGTCTCGTCGGTGTCGACCGACGGCGTGGAGCATACCCTGCGCTTTGCCGTGCAGGACTCTGGCATCGGCATCTCGCCGGCCAACGCCAAGCTGCTCTTTACCAACTTCACCCAGCTCGACACCACGCCCACCAAGGCCTTTGGTGGTACGGGCCTGGGTCTGGCCATCAGCAAGCAGCTGGCCGAGCTGCTGGGCGGCGAAATCGGGATGATTTCCAACACCGACGACGGCTCGACCTTCTGGTTTACGATGCGCTGCCGAGTGGCCTACAACGAAGAGGAAATCGTGCAGGAACGCGTAGCCTCGCGCGACCGGAGCCACGAAATCCTGCGCCTGGAAACGGCCCCGCGGGTGCTACTCGTCGACGACAACCCCATCAACCAGAAAGTGGCCGTGCGCCTGCTCGACAAGCTGGGCTGCCAGATCGACGTGGCCAACGACGGGTTTGAGGCCATCAGCAAGGCCACCGCGCCCACGGGTGAGTACGAGCTGATTTTTATGGACATCCAGATGCCCGAAATGGACGGCATTACGGCCATGAACGAAATCCGGCAGCGCCTGGGCCGGCAGTGCCCACCCATCGTGGCCATGACGGCCTACTCGATGAAGGAGGACGCCGAGCGGTTTGTGCAGCAGGGCATGGACGACTACATCTCCAAGCCGGTGAAGTCGCAGGACCTCTACGCCGTGCTGCTGCGCTGGACCGGGGCGGCCGAGCGCATGGCGGCCCTGCACCTCTCCGGCGCCCCCGAAACGCCGCCCGCCGTGACCGAGCCCGAAGTCTCCTACGGCGCCCCTGATCCGGAGCCGGCCCAAACAGCCGAAACCACCTTCATTGACCCCGAAGTGGTGGAACAGCTGCGGCAGCTGGGCGGGGCCGAATTTGCCGCCCAGCTCTACAGCGACTTTGAGCAGGAAGCCGGGCAGCTGCTGATCGAAGCCCAGGAATTAGTAGCCCAGAAGCAGTATGAGCAGATTCTGCCGCATTTGCACCAATTAAAGGGCACAGGCTTCACTTTGGGCATCAATGAGCTGGCCGAATGCGTGAAAAGCTTGGAACATGACCTAAAAAAGGGCCAACTTGACCACGTAGAACGAGATTTTAACACTATCATGCGGCACTTCACGGCCTTCACGCATTCGTACCAGGCTGTTACCCAGGGCTCGTAATTCCCGTAGTACTTCTTACTGACCTTTCTTCCCCCCTACCGAATCCAAACTTTCTTTCCCATGGCTGATTCCAAAACCATCCTGATAGCAGAGGATAGCTCTGTTATTTTGAACCTGACCAAAAAAATTCTGGAGCTCCAGAAATACCAAATCGTATCGGCCAAAAACGGCGGGGAAGTCATCAAGCAAGTGGAGGCCCAGCCCATCGACTGCGTGCTGATGGACATCAACATCCCGGTAAAGGACGGCATGGAGTGCACCCGCGAAATCCGCCGCAACGCTGACCCGCGCATCGCCCAGATTCCGATTATTGCCATCACCGGCAACGCCAACAACTACTCCATGGAGCAGTTCCGCGAAGCCGGCGTTACCGACTACCTGCCCAAACCTCTGGACTTCGACGCCCTGGTGCGCGTGGTAAAGCAGTACGTTGGCTAGAGTAGAAATTCTGAAGGATGAATGTTGACGTATGAATTGAAACCCTACTAGCTTTCGTTGAACGGCCAATTCATACGTCAACATTCATTATTCAACCTTATACCAAAGTGCAAGTTACTTTTCTCGGTACGGGAACGTCGCAGGGAGTGCCTATGATTGGGTGCCACTGCCCAGTGTGTACTTCCGTGGACTACCGCGACAAGCGCCTGCGCGTGTCGGTACACGTGCAAACCCAGGGCAAAAGCCTGATTATCGACTCGGGACCGGACTTCCGCCAGCAAGTGCTACGGGCCCGCATCGACCATCTGGATGCGTTGATGTTTACCCACGAGCATAAGGACCACACGGCCGGCATGGACGACATCCGGGCCTATAACTTCAAGCAGCAGCAGGACATGCCCGTGTACGCCGAGCCCCGGGTACTGGAGCAGCTCAAGCGCGAATACGAATACATTTTTGCCGAACACAAGTACCCAGGCGTGCCCAAGGTGCAGACCATGCCGATTCTGAGCGACACAGAAAGCTTTGTGGTGGAAGGCGTGGAAGTGCACCCCATCCGGGCCATGCACTACAAGCTGCCCGTGCTGGGCTACCGTATCGGCAATTTTACCTACATCACTGACGCCAACTACCTGTCGGAAGAGTCGCTGGAGCGGGTACGGGGCTCGGAAATCATCGTGCTGAATGCTCTGCGCCACGAGCAGCACATTTCCCACTTTTCCCTGTCCGAAGCCGTGGGTATTCTAACGGATTTGGCCCCGCGTGTGGGCTACCTCACCCACATCGGGCACCAATTGGGCAAGCACCGCGAAGTGGAAGCTACCCTACCCGATTTTATCCGCTTGGCTTACGACGGGCTGCAGGTGGAGCTGTAGTATCCAGGAGCATAGCCAAATTTCACAGAAAACTGAGCCCAAACAGCGCCGGAGGCGGAGTTATAGGCTCAGTTTTGGTTTTGGCTCCTGCTTCACCCTGATGGCTTTGAGCTACTGGTTTCGACGCTATTGGGTGACTTTTGTCACGTTAAACCACAGCGCCCAATCCTCTTTAGCAGGCATCTTGCCTTTGTCCGGCTGTTTGTCAACCTCCCACACGGTGTAGGTAAGCAGGTAGCGGCAGCCGTTGGCCCGGATGCTGGTCGTGTCGAGCCAAGCGCCGCCGGGGTAACGCGGCGGCGCGTCGGGGAGGCGCAACTGCTGAGTTTGGCCCTGCCCATCGGTAATAGCCAGCAAGGGCCAGGCCGACGGCCCCACAATGCACTGCAAACCCTCAGGGCAGTACGTGGTAGTCAGGTCTTCGAGCTGAATGGTAAGCTCCCGGCTGCTGGTGCTGGGCAAAAAAGCCTGCTGACGATAATGCAGAGCAAAGTCCTTATCGAAGTCGACAGCAAAGTCGGGGGCCGGGACCTGGGGAACGACCGTCGATTTCCGGCAGGCGCCAAGGCCCAGCGCCAAGGCCAATATGAGTATTGTTGATTTCATTATGCAGGCAATAGTGACAGGTGGCAGCGGCGGCCCGCACGCAGGCCCTGTAGCGTGAGCGAAGCCCCAGGCAAATGGTTGCATGTGGCCCTCGTACTATTTGGCTTTACCTTGCGTAGCGGCACCAGGCCCGTTTTTATTTCCATCATGCACAACAATTATTATTTTCTGCGCCAGCTGGCCCCGGCTCTTACCCAGCAGTTGGCTGGCTTTCGGGTCGTAACCTGCTTTTCCCAAGAAAAAGACGAGCTGGTCATTGGTCTGACCAATGGCGAAGCCGAGTTTTGGTTCAAAACTCAGCTCTCCGCCGGTTTTACGGCCCTGGCGCTGCCTGAAACGTTTCACCGGGCCCGCACCAACTCGGTAGACCTGTTGCCCGGCTTGCTGGGCCGGGAGGTGGCCGATGTCAGCGTATTTCCCCACGACCGGGTGCTCCAACTCAACTTTCGGGACGGCGCGACGCTACAGTTCAAGCTCTACGGGCCGAGGCCCAACGCCGTATTCCGGGCCGCCCCCGAAGCCACGGCCGAGCTGTTTCACCAGCGCTACCTGGCTGATGCCGACCTGGCCCCCGCCCCCGAGCCCCTCCCCGACCCGCATAACCCGCTGCGCAGCTACCCGGCCCTGGGCGACGTGCCCCCACGCTACTTACGCGCCCACGGCTACGACGCAGCTGATGCAGCCACTCGCCAGCAGTTGGTGCAGGAAGTAGTGGCCCGGCTCGAAAACCCGCCCCACTTTTACCTGACCGCCATTGAGGGCAAAACCCGCCTGACGTTGCTGCCCGTCGGCGACGTGGAGCAGACCCTGGCTCCCAACCCGGTAGCGGCCCTGCGCTTGTTTGTGCCGCTAACGCTGGGCCGCCGGGCCTACGAAAACGAGCTGCGGCAGGTGCGGCAGGAACTGGAAAAGCGGGCCGAGGAAGCTACCATCAGCGCCAGCCAGGCCCGTACCCGCCTTTACGCCCTGGAGCACACGGCCGGCTACCGCCAAACCGCCGACCTGATTATGGCCAACCTGACCAATATTCCGGCCGGGGCCGCCCAGGTGGAAGTCGTGGATTTTTACCAGGACAACCAGCTGCGCACCATCAAGCTCAAGACGACGGAAACGCCCCAGCGCACGGCCCAAAACCTGTACCGCAAGGCCAAAAACCAGAAGATTGAAACCGAGCAGCTGCAGGAGCGCATCGAGCGGCGCGAAACCGAAGCCCTCTGGTGCCTGGAGCGCCTGGAGGAACTGGCCGCCATTACCGACCTGCGCACGTTGCGCACCTGGCGCAAAACCCACGACCTGCAGCCCGAAACCAAGGCTAAGGAAGCCGCCGAGCTTCCCTTCAAGGTGTTTACCGACAGCGGTTACACCATTCTGGTGGGCCGCAACGCCCAAAATAACGACCTGCTTACTCAGCGCTATGCCCACAAGGACGACTTGTGGCTGCACGCCAAGGACGTAACCGGCTCTCACGTGGTCATCAAGCAGAAAGCCGGCCACACCACGCCCGAGCCGGTCGTGGAGCGGGCGGCCCAGCTGGCGGCTTGGTACTCGCGCCGCAAAAACGATTCGCTCTGC
Above is a genomic segment from Hymenobacter cellulosivorans containing:
- a CDS encoding PAS domain S-box protein, with product MSTNPVPPADAAAPGTVAAPAADFYRALFEEAYDAILLYDEQGGLVDCNQTALRLLGTTRAELLATGLMAFAAPQPTAGSWSSKEALRTAVQDAARTGSRCATRWTGRRADGTYVEATATLHRVATPDGEARVQLTLRDGVETRLPNDTMPRQQALDLSQAHLRDLLSRTNLSYVRADRHGTIEDVNDFFLHYTEYTREEVLGRNFHDTFSLPVEREKLRQAYLACIETEKLQDFYERAIVTKSGQTRMVYWHAEFCHDLEGQVTGMFVVGRDYTDRHVAARALTDNRHRLQDFLDNAHDLIQNLSIDNRFLFVNKAWKEKLGFSDEDLAQMTLGDVVHPYYKAKLLYQLRNLYKGEKVNKLETVFLTKTGKPIHLIGSISCSWQDDEPVSTRAILHDITDRIKAERLQKVYYSIANLAISSKDLQSLYGAIHRELSKIIETNNFYIALCDDARTQLQFSYFVDQNIQGEQGLVSRPFSSGVSEYIIRTGRPMFMLKSELQELIANGTITAFGLMPEVMLCSPLSIGERIIGVIAVQDYHKADAYAAADIEILHFISNQVALAIERKRNEVQINKQNARLNAIFESGSHLMWSVDMHSRLTSFNRNYSAYFLRRNGVYPSLNVNLWQADLGMMEEDAREAFIENYRRAFQGQPQRFEVRLRDSRGQDTWREIYLNPIYLDDGTFEEISGMAHDITEKKRSQLELAAQEEKFRAIFESFQDVYYRTDGEGVLTLVSPSVHDMLGYQPEEVIGTPILDYYVRPEQRDELLNNILHYGEARNIEIDMRHKDGHAVSVLVNARRVSDGPAGTEGIGRDITEFKQMQDDLRLAKEEAETALEAKTQFLANMSHELRTPMNGIIGMIDLLHQTVASEEQEEYVDTLRKSSDALLTILNDILDLSKIQAGKLQLNESGIDLHYTLDKIHSLFANRANQKKLKFTYFITPHTPRFIITDETRVLQILSNLTSNAIKFTSAGTVSIIVSSVSTDGVEHTLRFAVQDSGIGISPANAKLLFTNFTQLDTTPTKAFGGTGLGLAISKQLAELLGGEIGMISNTDDGSTFWFTMRCRVAYNEEEIVQERVASRDRSHEILRLETAPRVLLVDDNPINQKVAVRLLDKLGCQIDVANDGFEAISKATAPTGEYELIFMDIQMPEMDGITAMNEIRQRLGRQCPPIVAMTAYSMKEDAERFVQQGMDDYISKPVKSQDLYAVLLRWTGAAERMAALHLSGAPETPPAVTEPEVSYGAPDPEPAQTAETTFIDPEVVEQLRQLGGAEFAAQLYSDFEQEAGQLLIEAQELVAQKQYEQILPHLHQLKGTGFTLGINELAECVKSLEHDLKKGQLDHVERDFNTIMRHFTAFTHSYQAVTQGS
- a CDS encoding response regulator, which produces MADSKTILIAEDSSVILNLTKKILELQKYQIVSAKNGGEVIKQVEAQPIDCVLMDINIPVKDGMECTREIRRNADPRIAQIPIIAITGNANNYSMEQFREAGVTDYLPKPLDFDALVRVVKQYVG
- a CDS encoding MBL fold metallo-hydrolase; this translates as MQVTFLGTGTSQGVPMIGCHCPVCTSVDYRDKRLRVSVHVQTQGKSLIIDSGPDFRQQVLRARIDHLDALMFTHEHKDHTAGMDDIRAYNFKQQQDMPVYAEPRVLEQLKREYEYIFAEHKYPGVPKVQTMPILSDTESFVVEGVEVHPIRAMHYKLPVLGYRIGNFTYITDANYLSEESLERVRGSEIIVLNALRHEQHISHFSLSEAVGILTDLAPRVGYLTHIGHQLGKHREVEATLPDFIRLAYDGLQVEL